TGGAACCGGTCGGAGTGGACACGATCATTCCGTCAGCCCGGAAGGTCGCCACCAGCTTCCCATTCAGCGTAATGGTGAAGTCTCCCATGCGGGCAATCGCGCCCTTGGATATCACTACATCGTTCAGCGCCTCAAACTCGTGGAAGGGCTTCCCCCCTCTCCACAGTTCGGCATGCATCATGCTGCGCTGGTCAATCTCGCAACAGTTCACACACCAGGCCTCAAGCGCCTTGTAGAGGTCCTGGATGGGAATCTCCGTCAGAAATCCCAGGGAGCCCAGGTTCACGCTCAGAATCGGAGTTGCTGTCTTGGCAAAGGCGCGCGCCGCGCTTAGCAGCGTTCCATCGCCGCCCAGCACAACCACCAGCTCGGGCTGAAGGGCAGCCAGATCGTCACGATGCATGCCGCTTCCGGCATGAGCGTAAATCGCAGACTGCTCGTCAAAGACAGGTTCATAGCCCCTTGACTTCAGCCAGGAGGCAAGCTCCGGCATGATGGTTTCCAACTCAGCTTTTTGCGGTTTCGAGATAAGGGCGACCCTGCGCATGCTAGCTCAGTGTACCTTCCGCCGTGCGGAAGACGACGTGTAGGAGGAACTCCCGATTCCCTTCTCCACCAAGAATGGGGGAATCGATCACTTCCATGTCGCCTCCTCCGAGCTCGGCGAGACATTGTCGCACCTTTTCGACAGCACTTCGCTGCGCTGCCTCATCGCGAACGATGCCACCTTTGCCGACAGCGTCCCTGCCGGCTTCAAACTGCGGTTTCACCAGAACCACAGCCTCTCCGTTCCAGCCGCCAGCCTCCGCAGCACGTAGTGCGCCAAGCACCGGCGGCAACACCAGCGTGGCCGAGATAAACGAGACATCCATCGCAAAGAAGCGGATTCCTGCCGGCAAATCGCCCGGCTGCAACAAGCGGGCATTCGTACGCTCGCGGAGATCAACGCGTGGGTCCTGGCGTAGCTTCTCGGCGATCTGTCCGGCTCCGGTATCGACACCAAAGACACGCGAGGCACCGTGCTGCAGCATGCAATCGGTAAACCCGCCGGTAGAGACACCGACATCCATGCAAAACAAATCGCTCAGATCGATCTTCCACTGCTGCAAGGCGTGTTCGAGCTTCAGACCACCACGGCTGACATAGCGCAGGTCATCGCCGAGAATGCGAATCGTGGAGTCGATGGCGACAGACGCACCCGGCTTATCAAGCTTCTGTTCATTCACGAGCACGCGGCCTGCCATGATCATGGCCTGCGCGCGTTCGCGGCTGGGAGCGAGAGCGCGCTCCATCAGCAGTTTGTCCAAACGAAGTTTTGCTATGGCTGCCACTTCTGGCAGGTTACACTCAAGCCAACCCCTGCGCGTAGTACAGGAATCTCTGTAGAATGAGCAGGATGTGCCATGCTTACACGGTGTCCTGGCCGTGCTTTCATGGCATGAAACCCTTGGTTAGACCCACGTAAATCTGCAAGAGCTGCTGAATCGTTCATGTATCGAGACCCTGAAGTGAAGAGCGAGTCCGGAATCCAGATGCGCGACGATGCATCCCTGCTCGCCCTTGTTCAGTCAGGGGACGAACAGGCGATGGCATCGCTCTATGACCGCTACTCCCGGGTTGTCTACTCGGTTGCATTGCGAGTTCTGCGGGATCCCGCCGCCGCCGAGGATGTGTTGCAGGACGTGTTCATGCAGGTATGGCGCAATCCGGACAGGTTTCAGCAGACACGAGGCACGCTCGGCGCGTGGCTGGCGGTCGTGGCGCGCAATCGTTCCATCGATGCGTTGCGCCGGCGCCGTCCGACCGATTCCGTCGAAGACGTCATTCTTTCCTCAGGTTTCAATCTGTCCGACGAGGCGGAACGCAACGCGCTGATTGAGAAGGCACGCACCGTGATCCAGAACCTGCCAGCCGAGCAGCGCAAGACGCTTGAAATGGCGTTCTTCGATGGCCTGACCCACATGGAGATCTCCGAGATGACCGGAGATCCCCTCGGCACCGTAAAAACCCGCATCCGCAGTGCGTTGATCTCGCTGCGCAGGAGCTTCCAGGCATGATCGAGCCCAAGCACATATCGGCCGATGACCTGGCGCTCTACGCCATGCAGTTCCTCACGCCTGAGGAAACAGCTCTCGTAGAAGCACACGTACGCCACTGTCCGGAATGCCGCCGTGAGCTGGCGACCATCCAGGGTGACCTTGCAGCCTTTGCCCATACGGCAGAGATGCAGACGCCTCCTGTCCTGGCGCGTCAGCGGCTAATGACGCAGGTCAACCGTGAAAAACGAGTCGTGCCCCAGCCTGAATCGTCGCTTCGGCCAGTAGGCACTCAAGACGGCTCTGTTCCCTTCGCCAGCTATGGAGCGTCTGGCTTCGACGAGTATGACGAAACCCCGCGCAAAGCAGGCATCGGCGCCATCATCTTTGGCTGGGCAGGATGGGCTGTAGCAGCCGGACTGGCCTTTGGCGGTTACCACCTCTATCGCCAGCGTGAAGAGCTGCAGCGCAGCCTGCGCATGAATGCGGCGCAGATGGCCAGTCTGTCAGAAGACGCAGCCAGGGCGCGCGAGATTCTGGACGCCCTCGCTGACAAGACGACGCAGCGCGTAACCCTCACCAGGGCGGAGACTGCTCCATCGCCAACCGGACGCGTAATCTATCGCGCCGACAGCGGTATGCTGCTCTTCCTCGCCAGCAACATCGCAACGGTAACGCCGGACAAGACCTATGAGTTGTGGATCATCCCGGCAGAGACAGACCGTTCGCCGATCCCTGCCGGTACCTTCCTGCCCGACGAGCGCGGCAACGCCGCGATCGTGCTGCCGGATGTGCCGAAGGGAGTGAATGCGAAGGCATTCGGTGTGACCGTTGAGAACCGCGGCGGCTCGCAGGTTCCGACACTGCCGATCATCATGGTTGGAATGTAATGAATGAATAATTGAATGATTGAAGACAAGACGAAGGGCGGCCTTAGGCCGCCCTTCGTCGTTGAGTGACTTAGGTCTTACTGCGCGTTGCGGCGAACCGAAACGCCGTTGCCCAGGATATCGATCGTCGTATAACGCGTATCGGTGCTGGTATCGATGACCGTGAGGAAGTGTGAATCGCTGGCGGTGGTGTACACCTTGCCCTTCGGCGTGCCGGTGATCGCTGTAATCCAGTTCGGATGACCGACCACCTTCACCTTCGCCGTCACAGTGTTCGTCGTCAGGTTGACGACGTAGACCAGACCGTTGCTCGCGTCAGATGCCGTGGGATCGTCGTTGCACATGACATAAGCGCGGGTTCCGTCCTGCAGCGCCGATACCTGGGTGCAGTTGGTGCCCAGCGGCACTGTCGCCACAACCGTGCCGAAGTCTGTCGCGTCCACCGGGTTGTTGGTGTCGCAGTTCGGGTTGCTGGTCGAGCTGTTGGCGTTGCAGAGCGGAATGTTGATCACGCTAAGCGAGCTGGTCGTCGAGCCCTGGTTGAGCACCAGAAGCTCGTTGATAGAGCTGGCGACATCGGCCCAGACGGGCGCGGTACCAACGGTGATGGTGGGATGCGCAACGTCAGCGGTATTGGCCTGCGAGTTGATCACCGAAACCGTATTGCTGCCCTTGTTCATCACAAAGACACGCTTCGCATCGGAGGTCATCACACCATAGACGGGCTGACTGCCGACGTTAATGGAGCTGGAGATCGTGTTGGTTGAGGTATCAATCGCAGCCACCGAACCGGTGGTGCCTGAGCCCTGGCTGATCGCGTAGTAGCGTGTGCCGGTAGTAAGGCCCACAACGTACTGCGGATTGGCCGCAACGTCATACTCCTGGCGCAGCGAAGCCGGTGAACCGCCGATGATCTGGCCGACAGCGGAACGTCCAAGCTCGCTGACGAATGCTCCCGAGGAGGTCGCAAACAGCGAGTTCGCGTTCGCGTTGGAGAACAACGTCGTGGAGTACACGATGTTCGTCTTCAACGAAGGCGAGACGTCAAAGTTATTCATCACCGTACCGCTGGAGCTGGTATGCAGCGAATATCCCGTACCGCCGTTGCTCGCCGGAGCCAGATCGAAATACGTCGGCTTCGGAGCAATATTCGCAATCGCCAGCACCGTGTCGCCCGAGAAATCGACAACGGTGATCAGACCGGGCTGCCCGCTTCCGGGATCCGAGACCACAGCCAGCAGCTTCTGCGGCTGCGACGCCGGACCAACGGGGTTGATGGAGCTCACGACGGCGCGATACGTATTGCCGCAACCGTTCAACGGAACCAGCGCTGCCGCCGCCGCCAACACTGCACCGGCCTTCGCCAGCACTTTCTTTCCGTACCGCACTTCTGAAGCCAAACCATCTCCCAAACACAGACCGAGGTCCGATATGCTCAAAGCCGATTGTAAATCACAGGTGCATGAGCCAGACCACACTCTCCATCCCCGGAAAAACCATCCCGGCATCCCGTGACCGGCTGCAGTCGCAGTTACTGACGGCCGCCTGCGCCTGCTCCCTGCTGCTGACCTGCTATTCCATCTTTGTCTTCAGTCTTGGACGGGCGGGATTCGCCTTTGTTGCAGGCCCCCTTTCGATTGCCGTGGCCTTCGCGATGGTGGTGTTTGCCCTGCGCTCGGCAACGCTGGGCGGCTGCCTGCTGGGAGCGCTGATCTGTTTCGACCTGATCGCCTGGACCCGTGACTACAACAGCAACCTGCTGCACTCGGCTTTGACTCCATTACTGGCGCTCTTCCTTCTGACCTGGGCGGCGACACGGATCCGGCGTGCGGAGAAAGAGCGTGCGGGTCTGGCCGAGCCGAAGCATGGAAGAACGGCGTCGCAAGTCGCCGCCAACCTGGCTGTCGCGGCTCTGATCGTCACCTGGCTTGGCGCATGGCTGTTTGGCAAATTTTTCAAACTTCCCTACCCCTTCAGCTACTTCGCATCGCTGGCAGCATGTCTGGCAGCCTTGGCCGAAGCGACTGCTGACACCATCTCTTCCGAGATCGGACAGGTCTTCGGCGGAGAACCGTGGCTTGGATTCCGGCGCGTCCCGCCGGGAACAGACGGCGCCATCTCGATGGTGGGCACACTCGCGGGCGTTGCTGGAGCGGCAATTGTGACTGGCATCGGCTGGTGGGCTCTTCTGCTGACGCCGAAGGTAGCGGCCGTTGCGTTCTTCGCGGCGGTGCTTGGCCTCTTCTTCGACACGCTCCTTGGAGCGACCGTGGAACGGGCCGGCTGGCTAGGCAATGATCTGGTGAATTTCCTCTCAACGCTAGTTGCAGCGATCGCCGCAGCGGCAGGGATTGGATTGCTGCGGTAAAAATCCGGAGCTGGACCTGGGGCTACAGGTCCTCTGCCCCGATCCACCAGCGATGGACAAAGCTGGCGGGAATGTGGAGCCGGACCGCGGTGTAGCTGACAATCTCATGCACGATCCGCATCCGGTAGTCCCAGGGGCTGATGCGTCCATAGACAGAGCGAGGCGAGGTCCAGACATTCAAACCGGCCTGACGGCATAGTTCTCGGATGCGAAAGAGATGCGATCCGTCACTGACCACCACCACATGCTGCCAGTTTTGAGTGCGTGCCATCTCTGCCAGCACCTCCACCTGTTGTTCTGTGTCGATGGAGCGGGTCTCCGGAATGATCTGTTCGTAAGGAACACCCTGGGCCAGCAGATAATCCCGGCCGACTCCGCCCTCGGTCCGGCCGGAATCCTTCTCCGTGCCCCCGCCGAGTGTCACGATGACGGGCGCGATCTGTCTGCGATAGAGTGCCACGGCCTTATCCAACCGGGCGTGCAATACAGGGGAGGGCCGGCCACCATACTCGGCCGCTCCAAACACGGCAATCGCATCTGACGGTTGCGCCTGATCCTCCTGCGCGACCTGCACAATCTGGTGGTAAACCCAAACGCACCAAGAGAGGGCCGCCAATAGAACCAGGAGCAGCAACCATCGCCAGAAGTGCCGTTTTCGCTCAGGCATGTGCTTCCATCATACGAAGCATGGCAAGTATCAGAGCATTTCTCCTGTTGCTGGGTATCCTGAAAGGGGCGTGCAGCGGCGTTTTCATTGCGGAAAACGCCCATAGAGGTGGAAACCCTACACTACACCTACAGGAGAAATGTTCTAACGATCAGGCCCGTTGCAGTGCAAGCGCAATCTCGTGAGTCGGGATCGCGCCTTCACGCAGAATCATCCAGGATGAACCGCCGCCGCTAAGATCGACAATGGTCGTCGGCTGGGTCCGGGATGTGGGTCCACCGTCAACAATCAGCGGAATCTGATCGCCGATCTGCTCCTGTACACCATTGGCATGCGTACACTCCGGCAGTCCCGACATGTTTGCCGCCGTTGCCGTAATCGGCAGTCCAAGCTTGGCAACCACTGCCCGCGGAATCGCTGCCTCCGGCACGCGTAGCGCAACGTTGCCCGTCTGGGCGGTAACCCGCAGAGGCAATTTGCCGCCGGCCTTCACGATGATGGTCAAGGGGCCGGGCCAGAACTTCTCTGTCAAACGATCGAAGGCAGTATCGAGATCACGTGCCAACTCATACGACTGCGAAACCTCGGAGAGCAGCAGGCTCAGCGGTTTGTACTTCGCGCGTTTTTTTATCTCGTAGATACGCTCAACGGCGCGAAGGTTAACGGGATCCACGGCAAGCCCGTAAAAGGTATCGGTTGGCATACCGATCACATCGCCCTGATTCAGGCGTTCGGCAACATACGCCACCAGCTCCGGTTCCGGCTCATCCGGATGCATACGAACAACGTCAGCGCTCAATACGGTCCCTCTGAAACTCATTCAGAGTACAACAAGCACCGTTTTTGGTTGCCTATGAGGCGCTGAAACGTTGCCACTTAGATGCTGGGCTCGGATGCAAGGTTCTTGTCCTGTTACCTCCGTAACCCACATTTCCTTTCCTGTAATCCTTCTTTTCAAAGAATTGCAACTATTGCCTTGGGGCTGTGTCTGGTTCTGTCAGGTCGGCTATCCCCGCTCCAATGTGTTCCAAGCACATTGGTTCAGGCTCGACCAGAAGGAGCCGGTATACGGTCTGGATACCATCTTTCCCGGCGCGTCGCCTGGCCTTCCCTGATTCGGCATTTCAATCTCAGCCGTTGGAGGAATAAAAAAATGAAAAAGTCATATCGGACGCATTCTCTTGCTCTCTCCCTCATGTTTTTCTTCAGTGTTGCCGCTTTTGCGCAACGCGGTCACCCCATTGGCTCGGGCGTAGGTCTCGGTGGCGGTGCGGGTGCTGGTGTAGGCTCAGGCGCTGCTCTCGGCGGTGGTGCGGCTACTGGTGTAGGTACAGGCACTGGTCTCGGTGGCGGTAGTCTTGGCGCCGGTACCGGTGCAGGGCTAGGCGCCAACGCTGGTACCGGTCGCACGAATGTTGGCGTAAACGGAGCAACTTCCGCGAACGTCAACGCCTCCAGGCAATCACCCGCCGCGGTACTGAGCGATACACACCTCAACTCATCGCTCACCTCTTCCCTTGGCAAGAGCGGTGTCTCGATCCCCGGCGGCAATCTTCAGACCGCCTGCTCAGGCTTCAAAGAGCTCGGCAATTGCGTTGCAGCAATGCATGTTGCGCAGAATCTCAACGTCCCCTTTTCCAGTCTGCAGTCGCAGATGACCGGTTCAAAAGCCGTTAGCCTGGGCAAGGCCATCCAGAACACCGCAGCAGCGGGTACAGATGCGAAGGCGGAAGCGAAGAAAGCCACAAAGCAAGCCAACGCTGACATCCATGCCAGCGAGTCTGCGTCATCGACAACCACGGCTGACTCCCACATGTAAGTCGCAAACTCCTCCGAAAATACGAAGAGACTCCCTGCATGGGAGTCTCTTCGTATTTAAGAACTTCATCCTCTCAATGGCCTGCCGGCGCCTTGCCACCCGCCCTGAAGTGCTTTGCCAGAAGCACTAACGGCGCAGCGAGAAGAGTGATCCAGCCCATCAGACGAAAGCAGTCCATGAAGCCGAGCATGCGGGTATGCGCCTCAAACTGAGCATAGAGCTGCGCATATGCTCCGCGCGTGGCGTCGGCCACGCTGTAGCCGTGGATCTGGAGATAGCTTGAAACCTGCCTCACATTCTGCTGCAGCGCATCGCTGGATGAAGAGAAGTACGCTGACAAGCGATCTTCGTGAAAATTCTGCCGCCGCTCGCTCATCGTGGTAACAAAGGACACGCCGAAGCTCCCACCCCAGTTGCGGAAGAGATTCGTCAGGCTCGACGCCTTATTGTTCTGATCAGGCCTGAGCTGCGAGTACGCCAGCACCGTGAGCGGAACAAAGAGGAAGGCATATCCAAGTCCCTGATAGGCGCGGGCAAAGGCGTAATGGAAGTAGTCAGACTGCAGCGTCAGACGGCTGTAATAAAACATTGAGGCGGCGACAACAGTTAGGCTGGCGCCGATCATCATACGCGGGTG
This genomic window from Terriglobus albidus contains:
- a CDS encoding L-threonylcarbamoyladenylate synthase, with the translated sequence MHPDEPEPELVAYVAERLNQGDVIGMPTDTFYGLAVDPVNLRAVERIYEIKKRAKYKPLSLLLSEVSQSYELARDLDTAFDRLTEKFWPGPLTIIVKAGGKLPLRVTAQTGNVALRVPEAAIPRAVVAKLGLPITATAANMSGLPECTHANGVQEQIGDQIPLIVDGGPTSRTQPTTIVDLSGGGSSWMILREGAIPTHEIALALQRA
- a CDS encoding DUF92 domain-containing protein gives rise to the protein MSQTTLSIPGKTIPASRDRLQSQLLTAACACSLLLTCYSIFVFSLGRAGFAFVAGPLSIAVAFAMVVFALRSATLGGCLLGALICFDLIAWTRDYNSNLLHSALTPLLALFLLTWAATRIRRAEKERAGLAEPKHGRTASQVAANLAVAALIVTWLGAWLFGKFFKLPYPFSYFASLAACLAALAEATADTISSEIGQVFGGEPWLGFRRVPPGTDGAISMVGTLAGVAGAAIVTGIGWWALLLTPKVAAVAFFAAVLGLFFDTLLGATVERAGWLGNDLVNFLSTLVAAIAAAAGIGLLR
- a CDS encoding anti-sigma factor, with the protein product MIEPKHISADDLALYAMQFLTPEETALVEAHVRHCPECRRELATIQGDLAAFAHTAEMQTPPVLARQRLMTQVNREKRVVPQPESSLRPVGTQDGSVPFASYGASGFDEYDETPRKAGIGAIIFGWAGWAVAAGLAFGGYHLYRQREELQRSLRMNAAQMASLSEDAARAREILDALADKTTQRVTLTRAETAPSPTGRVIYRADSGMLLFLASNIATVTPDKTYELWIIPAETDRSPIPAGTFLPDERGNAAIVLPDVPKGVNAKAFGVTVENRGGSQVPTLPIIMVGM
- a CDS encoding YdcF family protein, whose protein sequence is MPERKRHFWRWLLLLVLLAALSWCVWVYHQIVQVAQEDQAQPSDAIAVFGAAEYGGRPSPVLHARLDKAVALYRRQIAPVIVTLGGGTEKDSGRTEGGVGRDYLLAQGVPYEQIIPETRSIDTEQQVEVLAEMARTQNWQHVVVVSDGSHLFRIRELCRQAGLNVWTSPRSVYGRISPWDYRMRIVHEIVSYTAVRLHIPASFVHRWWIGAEDL
- a CDS encoding YncE family protein, which translates into the protein MASEVRYGKKVLAKAGAVLAAAAALVPLNGCGNTYRAVVSSINPVGPASQPQKLLAVVSDPGSGQPGLITVVDFSGDTVLAIANIAPKPTYFDLAPASNGGTGYSLHTSSSGTVMNNFDVSPSLKTNIVYSTTLFSNANANSLFATSSGAFVSELGRSAVGQIIGGSPASLRQEYDVAANPQYVVGLTTGTRYYAISQGSGTTGSVAAIDTSTNTISSSINVGSQPVYGVMTSDAKRVFVMNKGSNTVSVINSQANTADVAHPTITVGTAPVWADVASSINELLVLNQGSTTSSLSVINIPLCNANSSTSNPNCDTNNPVDATDFGTVVATVPLGTNCTQVSALQDGTRAYVMCNDDPTASDASNGLVYVVNLTTNTVTAKVKVVGHPNWITAITGTPKGKVYTTASDSHFLTVIDTSTDTRYTTIDILGNGVSVRRNAQ
- a CDS encoding TlyA family RNA methyltransferase — its product is MDKLLMERALAPSRERAQAMIMAGRVLVNEQKLDKPGASVAIDSTIRILGDDLRYVSRGGLKLEHALQQWKIDLSDLFCMDVGVSTGGFTDCMLQHGASRVFGVDTGAGQIAEKLRQDPRVDLRERTNARLLQPGDLPAGIRFFAMDVSFISATLVLPPVLGALRAAEAGGWNGEAVVLVKPQFEAGRDAVGKGGIVRDEAAQRSAVEKVRQCLAELGGGDMEVIDSPILGGEGNREFLLHVVFRTAEGTLS
- a CDS encoding NAD(+)/NADH kinase encodes the protein MRRVALISKPQKAELETIMPELASWLKSRGYEPVFDEQSAIYAHAGSGMHRDDLAALQPELVVVLGGDGTLLSAARAFAKTATPILSVNLGSLGFLTEIPIQDLYKALEAWCVNCCEIDQRSMMHAELWRGGKPFHEFEALNDVVISKGAIARMGDFTITLNGKLVATFRADGMIVSTPTGSTAYSLAANGPIVMPDVNAMIVNAICPHLLTIRPIVVHGDSEIQIKVEGIADQTYLTVDGQEAVALEVGDELHCRRSQHAVRLIQQYDTGLFDVLRTKLKWGVR
- a CDS encoding RNA polymerase sigma factor produces the protein MYRDPEVKSESGIQMRDDASLLALVQSGDEQAMASLYDRYSRVVYSVALRVLRDPAAAEDVLQDVFMQVWRNPDRFQQTRGTLGAWLAVVARNRSIDALRRRRPTDSVEDVILSSGFNLSDEAERNALIEKARTVIQNLPAEQRKTLEMAFFDGLTHMEISEMTGDPLGTVKTRIRSALISLRRSFQA